ATACGCCGAATACAGCTCAAAATTCACCTGGTCGTTTAAGGCTTTTTCCATCTTTTTGCTGATCATATATTCCTCCAGTGGGCATTGATGGCAGTGCCGATGCTCCTGCCGACAGCGAAGAATGTAACGGTCGCAGAAAGGGAAAGTCAAGGTGTTAAGGTATCGAGAATACCTTGAGTTTTTTGCTCGTCTATGGCATGTTGACTCGCTATACAAATCCTTATATGGAGGACAATAATGTCATTGAAAAAGTGGTTTTTTCTCTCAGTGGCGTGCATCAGCACAACGCTGATCATGAGTGGCTGTAGTAGTTCGCTCTTTTCTAATAGTGCAACAACTGAAGGCACCCCTGTTGGTGAAACTGGCATTCCAGCACCACAACAACTGACAACACAAGATGGTTATCTGCGCGATATCCCTGTGCCACGCGACTACAAAGGGGTTGACGCAGAAACGTTTCTGTTTGAAACCAAAAATGGAATGGTACTCGCGCGTCGCCTTTTTAAAGGCAATATTGCCGCAGAATCGGTTTCGCAAATCTACCGTCGCGAAATGCCACGTCATGGCTGGGTGATCGACTCGGTATCGATTACCGGCAATAAAGTTACGCATTTGTACAGCAAACCAAATTCCATGGCGCTGATCACTATTCAGGGAAATGCTTTTGGATCCGAAGTCAATATTCAGTATTCGGCCTATAAGCCGACTGGCGCATCGAGCGCGGCACCAGCCGCTCGCCCAGTAGCTGGATCCGGCTATGTTGACGATACCCTATTTCCGCGTTAAGCGGGACAGCCTTACGGTTTAGTGTTGTTGCAGGTTTCATTTATTTTTTCGAGAAAGCGGGAAAACTTACTGTATGTACACCATTCTTATTATGCTTACCTTGTGGATGGCCTTTGGAGCCGGTCTCTCATTTTTTATGCCGATCTGGGCATCAACCATTGTCGGAGTGCTTTTAACTGCTGCCATCATGTATTTTGCTGGAAAAAAACTTTTTGGTGTCATTTCCCGCTCGTTTCAGGAGTCGCAAAAAGCGCTGCAAAAAGGGAACTTCGCCCGCTCTATCCGCATTTTGGACGATGCCAGGCGCTATAAGCCATGGCAATTTCAATTAGAAAAGCAAATTGATAGTCAAATTGGTACGATCTATTACCTGCAAAAAGAATACGCGAAAGCGAAGGAATACCTTGCACGCGGTATGGACAAGCACTGGGTCGGCATTACCATGCTGGGTGTCATCTACTATCGTGATAAAGAATTTGGCGCCATGGAACACGTGATGGATCGCGCGGTGAAGAAAAACGCCAAGCAGCCCGTTGTCTGGGGCTTGTACGCATGGCTGATGGAACAAACGGGCAATCGCGATAAGGCGCTTCAACTTTTGCAGCAGGGATATAAGAAAAACCCTACGGCGGATGCGCTCGAGCAAAACATTGTCGCGATGCAGAATGGCAAAAAAATCAAAATGCGCCTCTTTGGCGAACAATGGTATCAGTACATGCTGGAAATGCCCGCAACGCAGTCGATGAGCCGCTTCCAGAAAGGTTTCCACGGCAGACCATCCGCCGCGCAAGTGCGAGCTGCCCAGCGGATGCAAGCGAAGAAAACAGAAAAGAAGTCAGAATAGCTCTCAGGAATATTCGTCTGCAAAGTCCACAACAAAAACCCCCTGTTCCTTACAAAGAACAGGGGGTTTTGCATAACGAAAGTCAGTAAAATTTATTGAACCGCGGTAACATACTCGTCAAGCAACTCACTCAAATGCATAACCTTACCATTCCATCCCTGACGGCGAAGGCCACCGTCAATCTGCATGACGCAGCCCGGACAGTCGGTAACGACAATGTCAGCTTTGCTGTCGGCAATATATTCGGTCTTTTTGCGCAAAATGCCTGCTGAAATTTCCGCCTGATCGATAGAATACGATCCACCAAAGCCACAACACACGTCGCTATCGGTAAGCGGAATAAAACTGTCACCCAAAAGCGCCTGCAAATAAGGCGCTGCCGATTGCT
This genomic interval from Chrysiogenes arsenatis DSM 11915 contains the following:
- a CDS encoding tetratricopeptide repeat protein, translating into MYTILIMLTLWMAFGAGLSFFMPIWASTIVGVLLTAAIMYFAGKKLFGVISRSFQESQKALQKGNFARSIRILDDARRYKPWQFQLEKQIDSQIGTIYYLQKEYAKAKEYLARGMDKHWVGITMLGVIYYRDKEFGAMEHVMDRAVKKNAKQPVVWGLYAWLMEQTGNRDKALQLLQQGYKKNPTADALEQNIVAMQNGKKIKMRLFGEQWYQYMLEMPATQSMSRFQKGFHGRPSAAQVRAAQRMQAKKTEKKSE